ACCTCGGTCTTCACCCCGGTCGATAAGACCTAAGGGAGCGCGGGCCACGCGGATGTTCCCCATCCGCTGGCCCGCAATATCGCTTGAACGTTAACTTCAGCGTAACGATCGCGCCTTCAGGTTGATTGAAGGCCCGGCAGTCGAGGTCTAGGGTGACTCCACGACAGGTGATTCGTGGAGACCAGAATGACAACCACACCCTCCCCACCCACCCGGATCAATAGAAGACGCAGCGACAAGCAGCGGCGGCTGGATCAGGTGGCCCGTCTGGCCGATGGCAAGGTGTTGCCCAGCGCGTCCATCGTCGCGGCTCTGGAAAGCCTGCTGGCACCCGGTGATCGGGTGGTACTGGAAGGCAACAACCAGAAGCAGGCCGACTTCCTCTCCCGTGCCCTGGCCCAGGTCGATCCGGCCAAGCTGCACGACCTGCACATGATCATGCCCAGCGTCGGCCGTCCCGAGCACCTGGACCTGTTCGAACGCGGTATCGCCCGCAAGCTGGACTTCTCCTTTGCCGGCACCCAGAGCCTGAGGATCAGCCAACTGCTGGAAGATGGCCTGCTGGAAGTGGGCGCCATCCACACCTACATCGAACTCTATGCCCGGCTGCTGGTGGACCTGATTCCCAAGGTGGTGCTCAGCGCCGGTTTCATGGCCGATCGCGCCGGCAACGTGTACACCGGGCCCAGCACCGAGGACAGCCCGGCGCTGATCGAGCCGGCGGCCTTCAGCGACGGCATCGTCATCGTCCAGGTCAACCAGCTGGTGGACGACGTCAGCGAGTTGCCCCGCGTGGACATCCCGGCGGACTGGGTCGATTTCGTGGTGGTGGCCGACCGGCCCTTCTATATCGAACCGCTGTTCACCCGCGATCCGCGCCATATCAAGCCGGTGCACGTGTTGATGGCGATGATGGCCATCCGCGGCATCTACGAACGTCACCAGGTGCAGTCGCTCAACCATGGCATCGGCTTCAACACCGCGGCCATCGAACTGATCCTGCCCACCTACGGCGAGCGCCTGGGACTCAAGGGCAAGATCTGCCGGCACTGGACCCTCAATCCCCATCCCACCTTGATCCCCGCCATCGAGAGCGGCTGGGTGGAAAGCGTGCACTGCTTCGGCACCGAGCTGGGCATGGAGGGCTACATCGCCCAGCGCCCGGACATCTTCTTCACCGGTCGCGATGGCTCGCTCCGCTCCAACCGCCTGCTCTGCCAGCTGGCCGGCCAATACGCCGTCGACCTCTTCATCGGCGCCACCCTGCAGGTGGATGGCGACGGCCACTCCTCCACCGTGACCCGCGGCCGCCTGGCCGGCTTCGGCGGCGCGCCCAACATGGGCCATGATCCCCGCGGTCGCCGCCATCCCACCCCGGCCTGGCTGGACATGCGCCAGCAGACGGGCGACAGCGCCCCGGCACTGCTGGAGCGCGGCAAGAAGCTGGTGGTGCAGATGGTCGAGACCTTCCAGGAAGGCGGCAAACCCACCTTCGTCGACACCCTGGATGCCGTGGAGGTGGCGCGCAAGAGCGGCATGCCGCTGGCGCCCATCATGGTCTATGGCGACGACGTGACCCACCTGCTCACCGAGGAAGGCATCGCCTACCTCTATCGCGCCCGCTCCCTGGACGAGCGCCGGGCGATGATCGCCGCCGTGGCCGGGGTCACCGCCATCGGCCTGCGCAGCGATCCGGCCGAGGCGCGGCGCCTCCGCCAGGAAGGCCTGGTGGCCCTGCCGGAAGACCTCGGCATTCGCCGCACTGATGCCAGCCGCGAACTGCTCGCCGCCAAGAGCATTGGCGAACTGGTGGAATGGTCCGGCGGACTCTATCAACCCCCGGCCAAGTTCAGGAGCTGGTGATGCGCGCCCTTGCCCGTCTTACCCCAACCCGCGCCGAGCGCCTGGCCGAGTGGGCCGTGGAGGCCCTGGTGGA
The window above is part of the Pseudomonas oryzihabitans genome. Proteins encoded here:
- the mdcA gene encoding malonate decarboxylase subunit alpha; this translates as MTTTPSPPTRINRRRSDKQRRLDQVARLADGKVLPSASIVAALESLLAPGDRVVLEGNNQKQADFLSRALAQVDPAKLHDLHMIMPSVGRPEHLDLFERGIARKLDFSFAGTQSLRISQLLEDGLLEVGAIHTYIELYARLLVDLIPKVVLSAGFMADRAGNVYTGPSTEDSPALIEPAAFSDGIVIVQVNQLVDDVSELPRVDIPADWVDFVVVADRPFYIEPLFTRDPRHIKPVHVLMAMMAIRGIYERHQVQSLNHGIGFNTAAIELILPTYGERLGLKGKICRHWTLNPHPTLIPAIESGWVESVHCFGTELGMEGYIAQRPDIFFTGRDGSLRSNRLLCQLAGQYAVDLFIGATLQVDGDGHSSTVTRGRLAGFGGAPNMGHDPRGRRHPTPAWLDMRQQTGDSAPALLERGKKLVVQMVETFQEGGKPTFVDTLDAVEVARKSGMPLAPIMVYGDDVTHLLTEEGIAYLYRARSLDERRAMIAAVAGVTAIGLRSDPAEARRLRQEGLVALPEDLGIRRTDASRELLAAKSIGELVEWSGGLYQPPAKFRSW